The following are from one region of the Fibrobacter sp. UWEL genome:
- a CDS encoding DUF5683 domain-containing protein encodes MFSRSFIHSLLVALLVAVSAFADSPLPKGHTGIEAIDTLTVNEWDIPTERNSLPLTMLLSVLPGGGQYYTEHYVRGGFITGIELLLFYEVVYNKAYQYDRVLEQAAPFRDSVSHYTDLIRNASTRDSIAFYQSKRRENVNRVRSFSDKKMEQEDLRKAETAWLYGLHLYSMFDAFGIWWNNNHRSVEQRSMMKAVLWGIIPGAGQMYNGDFGKAGLLYMGLMGSAVSIWTSQNMVEYYLDRKHLQAGEGTSSEEYEKLQERVTYYRKNRNQYIWVSALLYLYSLGDAAVDALLSDFDNPIHLALLPTFNGGAQALFTFDF; translated from the coding sequence ATGTTTTCCCGTTCCTTTATCCATAGCCTGCTGGTAGCGCTGCTTGTTGCAGTGTCGGCTTTTGCCGATAGTCCGCTTCCCAAGGGGCATACGGGAATTGAAGCCATTGATACCCTGACCGTAAACGAATGGGATATTCCCACCGAACGAAACTCCCTGCCGCTTACCATGCTGCTCAGTGTGTTGCCTGGCGGTGGTCAATATTATACAGAACATTACGTCCGCGGGGGCTTCATTACGGGTATCGAGCTCCTGTTATTTTATGAAGTCGTCTATAATAAGGCGTATCAGTATGACCGCGTGCTGGAACAGGCGGCTCCGTTCAGGGATTCCGTTTCCCATTACACGGACCTGATCCGCAATGCGTCTACGAGGGATAGTATCGCTTTCTATCAGAGTAAGCGTCGTGAAAACGTGAACCGAGTCCGTTCCTTCAGCGACAAGAAGATGGAACAGGAAGACTTGCGCAAGGCTGAAACCGCTTGGCTTTACGGCCTACACCTATACAGCATGTTTGATGCGTTCGGTATTTGGTGGAACAACAATCACCGCAGCGTGGAACAGCGCAGCATGATGAAGGCGGTGCTGTGGGGCATTATCCCTGGCGCAGGCCAGATGTACAATGGGGACTTTGGAAAGGCGGGCCTTCTCTATATGGGGCTGATGGGGTCCGCTGTCAGTATCTGGACTTCCCAGAATATGGTGGAATACTATCTGGACCGCAAGCACTTGCAGGCGGGCGAAGGGACTTCTTCCGAAGAATATGAAAAATTGCAGGAACGCGTCACCTACTATCGCAAGAACCGAAACCAGTACATTTGGGTTAGTGCCTTACTTTATCTGTATTCTCTAGGCGATGCCGCAGTGGACGCTCTCCTGAGCGACTTTGACAATCCCATTCACCTGGCGCTCCTGCCCACGTTTAATGGCGGCGCTCAGGCTTTATTTACCTTTGACTTTTAG
- a CDS encoding fibrobacter succinogenes major paralogous domain-containing protein: MKNFSLRVILNEMRSMKLMNLAMMLMVAAMFVACSDDSGTSSSNVIPNEISYGTLTDSRDNQTYKTVTIGTQTWMAENLNYDYNEGTAKSFCYDNSADSCAKYGRLYMWSAAMDSAAVFSAAGKGCGYGKTCASTGSATLVRGVCPEGWHLPSKDEWNTLFDVFGGLGDIDESDLIGFSVLHAGHYYSGGDKFLGVGEYAFFWSSTELDSETVYYYVFLGGSEVSFSKNYSGYSVRCLKD, from the coding sequence ATGAAAAATTTTTCTCTACGTGTCATTTTGAACGAAATGCGAAGCATGAAGTTGATGAATCTAGCTATGATGTTAATGGTTGCTGCGATGTTTGTCGCCTGCAGCGACGATTCAGGTACCAGTTCCTCCAACGTCATCCCGAACGAAATCTCGTACGGAACATTGACCGATTCCCGCGATAACCAAACCTACAAGACCGTAACCATCGGTACTCAAACTTGGATGGCGGAGAATCTAAATTATGATTACAACGAGGGAACTGCCAAGAGCTTTTGCTACGACAACAGTGCCGATTCCTGCGCAAAGTACGGCCGTCTGTATATGTGGAGTGCCGCTATGGACTCTGCTGCGGTCTTCAGCGCAGCGGGCAAGGGCTGCGGCTACGGCAAAACCTGCGCTTCGACAGGCTCAGCGACCTTGGTGCGTGGCGTTTGCCCTGAGGGTTGGCACCTGCCCAGTAAGGATGAATGGAATACGTTGTTTGATGTTTTTGGAGGGTTGGGTGACATCGACGAAAGTGATCTGATTGGTTTCTCGGTTCTCCATGCTGGCCACTACTACAGTGGCGGTGACAAATTCCTCGGAGTTGGAGAATATGCTTTCTTCTGGTCTAGTACTGAGCTTGATTCAGAAACAGTCTATTATTATGTCTTCCTTGGTGGCTCCGAGGTTTCCTTCTCTAAGAACTACAGCGGTTACTCTGTTCGTTGTTTAAAGGACTAG
- the secG gene encoding preprotein translocase subunit SecG — translation MTTLFWIGIVLHVFLCLFLMLLVLVQNDKMGGLAGLGGMTSQSAFSTAGAATFIQKLTRIVAVIFFVVVFALGLITAKQDTVVEESAMQKASHEAAAQQAPEIPAMPANFGAPAAEAPAAPAPAAE, via the coding sequence ATGACAACTCTCTTTTGGATTGGTATCGTCCTCCACGTGTTCCTCTGCTTGTTCCTCATGCTCCTCGTTCTCGTTCAGAACGACAAGATGGGCGGTCTGGCAGGTCTCGGTGGCATGACTTCTCAGTCTGCTTTCTCCACCGCAGGTGCAGCAACCTTCATCCAGAAGTTGACTCGTATCGTTGCTGTTATCTTCTTCGTCGTGGTTTTCGCCCTCGGCCTTATCACTGCTAAGCAGGATACCGTGGTTGAAGAATCCGCAATGCAGAAGGCTTCTCACGAAGCAGCTGCTCAGCAGGCTCCGGAAATTCCCGCTATGCCTGCTAACTTCGGCGCACCTGCTGCTGAAGCTCCGGCTGCTCCCGCACCTGCCGCTGAGTAG
- a CDS encoding histidine phosphatase family protein, producing the protein MILWTIRHTKPYNPKDVCYGRLDFDVSPTFEEESDGALKALVAAGAKPTRLFSSPLLRCLRLSEKASAVVNLPIEKRDEIIEINFGSWEGQKMDAVPKEEMAGWAADLRGYRFKNGECFYDIDKRVESLLDTLDDDGEFLWISHAGVIASLQHFACGLPDSEFVEGAFSYAMVTKFEFKRNADGHYRGTYTKIHDGIQMVPLKIG; encoded by the coding sequence ATGATTTTATGGACAATCCGACACACTAAGCCCTATAATCCTAAGGACGTCTGCTACGGACGCCTGGATTTTGACGTCTCCCCCACTTTTGAAGAAGAAAGCGATGGCGCCCTGAAGGCTCTGGTGGCCGCCGGCGCAAAGCCTACACGACTTTTTTCCAGCCCGCTGCTGCGCTGCCTCCGTCTTTCCGAGAAGGCATCCGCTGTAGTCAACCTCCCCATCGAAAAGCGGGATGAAATCATCGAAATCAACTTCGGATCCTGGGAAGGCCAGAAAATGGACGCCGTTCCCAAGGAAGAAATGGCCGGATGGGCCGCAGATCTTCGCGGATACCGATTCAAGAACGGCGAATGCTTCTACGACATCGACAAGAGAGTGGAATCTCTGCTGGACACCCTGGATGACGATGGAGAATTCCTTTGGATCAGCCACGCTGGTGTCATCGCGTCCCTGCAGCATTTTGCCTGCGGACTTCCCGACAGCGAATTTGTGGAAGGAGCTTTCAGCTACGCCATGGTGACCAAGTTCGAGTTCAAGAGAAATGCCGACGGTCACTACCGCGGCACCTATACCAAGATTCACGACGGCATCCAGATGGTGCCGCTAAAAATTGGCTAA
- the murD gene encoding UDP-N-acetylmuramoyl-L-alanine--D-glutamate ligase — MNNNLVAPVGILGFGVEGQSTLRYLFREGVREIVVMDKNPVNLPEAPIGINVKVFSGENYLEGLRECVTVVRSAGVYPMSQDLFKFQMNGGMMTSQIQLFLEQTKSKKVIGVTGTLGKGSTVSMISHILTACGVKNEIGGNFGVPALDLLEDETSDRVSILELSSFQLMTLSLSPDVSVVLRVSTEHLDWHTSVEEYRDAKANLVRWQKSAGTCVYLKDAAPTAKIASESPARNKLAVSFGDGDANIEGSVLTIGNEKLFLSDCKVRGIYQLENMAAATLAVSALGIKTADAFEALKTYETLPFRMEFKGEKNGIEFFNDSYATRPDATIAATGSMKRPFALILGGSEKNADFSELSQILVKERPNLKRVALIGATAERMLDDLKKAGVDAAGIKTAIFPTLEEAFADSLNIGEGGTVIMSPACASFGLFKNYKVRGQVFDKLVADLG; from the coding sequence ATGAACAACAATCTTGTAGCTCCCGTTGGTATTCTTGGCTTTGGCGTTGAAGGTCAGAGCACTCTCCGTTACTTGTTCCGTGAAGGTGTAAGGGAAATTGTCGTGATGGACAAGAATCCGGTGAACCTGCCGGAAGCCCCCATCGGCATTAACGTAAAGGTTTTCAGTGGCGAGAATTATCTGGAAGGTCTTCGTGAATGCGTGACCGTGGTTCGCTCCGCCGGCGTCTACCCCATGAGTCAGGACTTGTTCAAGTTCCAGATGAACGGCGGCATGATGACCAGCCAGATTCAGTTGTTCCTGGAACAGACGAAATCCAAGAAAGTCATTGGAGTTACAGGAACCCTAGGCAAGGGCAGTACCGTCAGCATGATCAGCCATATTCTAACAGCTTGTGGCGTCAAGAACGAGATTGGCGGTAACTTTGGCGTGCCGGCGCTGGACCTGCTGGAAGACGAAACTTCCGACAGAGTGAGCATTCTGGAGTTGTCCAGTTTCCAGCTGATGACCTTGTCCCTCTCACCCGACGTAAGCGTAGTCCTGCGAGTTTCTACGGAACATCTGGACTGGCACACCAGCGTGGAAGAGTACCGCGATGCCAAGGCAAACCTTGTTCGCTGGCAGAAGAGTGCAGGCACCTGCGTTTACTTGAAGGACGCCGCCCCCACCGCCAAGATTGCTAGTGAAAGCCCTGCCCGTAACAAGCTGGCAGTAAGCTTCGGCGATGGCGATGCAAACATCGAAGGCTCTGTTCTTACCATCGGCAACGAGAAGTTGTTCTTAAGCGATTGCAAGGTCCGCGGGATCTACCAGCTAGAGAACATGGCTGCAGCAACGCTTGCAGTAAGCGCTCTCGGCATCAAGACTGCAGACGCATTCGAAGCCTTGAAGACTTATGAAACTCTTCCCTTCCGTATGGAATTCAAGGGCGAAAAGAATGGCATCGAATTCTTTAACGACAGCTACGCCACACGTCCGGATGCAACTATCGCAGCCACCGGCAGCATGAAGCGCCCCTTCGCACTGATTCTGGGCGGTTCCGAAAAGAACGCAGACTTTAGCGAACTGTCTCAGATCCTAGTGAAGGAACGCCCCAACCTGAAGCGTGTCGCTTTGATCGGCGCTACCGCAGAACGTATGCTGGACGATTTGAAGAAGGCTGGCGTAGACGCCGCTGGAATCAAGACAGCCATCTTCCCCACTCTCGAAGAAGCTTTTGCAGATAGTCTGAATATTGGCGAAGGCGGAACCGTCATTATGAGTCCCGCCTGTGCAAGCTTCGGCCTGTTCAAGAACTACAAGGTTCGCGGCCAGGTCTTTGATAAGCTGGTCGCTGATCTGGGATAA
- a CDS encoding TldD/PmbA family protein → MNPSVAVKIFEAGRKAGADFVEIFEEETRSSVLGLKSSQIDSATAGTDYGIGIRLLYGTEVLYGFTSDDSEEALVKLVETLAFGRIAGMEQKPIELNPAKRVSDFNVAAFKDPRILGQAVKQDFLFRADKAARAISDKVAQVAVSVADDCTHIHLLNSEGVNLEMDRSHVRLSVSVTATDGTERLTSAERPGAIGGYELLENYNPEEMATSAGERAVRMLSAGYISGGQMPVIMGNGFGGVIFHEACGHPLETESIRRNASPFCGKLGEAIGQPCLTAIDDGTLDGVWGSLKIDDEGTPAERTVLIENGILKTYMSDRVGAAEVGVKLSGSARRESYKYAPVSRMRNTFIAPGKDTLDSMIASVDYGLYAARMAGGSVNPATGEFNFAVDEGYVIRNGKICEAVRGAALIGKGHEIMPRISMVGSDLELAAGVCGASSGHVPVTVGQPSIKVDQILVGGR, encoded by the coding sequence ATGAATCCGTCTGTAGCCGTCAAGATTTTTGAAGCCGGTCGTAAGGCTGGTGCAGACTTTGTTGAAATTTTTGAAGAAGAAACACGCAGTTCTGTATTGGGCTTAAAGTCCAGCCAGATTGATTCTGCCACTGCTGGTACTGATTACGGTATTGGCATTCGTCTGCTTTATGGCACTGAAGTTCTTTATGGCTTCACTAGTGACGATTCCGAAGAGGCTTTGGTAAAGCTGGTGGAAACGCTGGCATTTGGTCGCATTGCCGGGATGGAGCAGAAACCTATCGAGCTGAATCCTGCAAAGCGTGTTTCTGATTTTAACGTTGCCGCCTTTAAGGATCCCCGCATTCTTGGTCAGGCTGTGAAGCAGGATTTTCTTTTCCGTGCAGACAAGGCTGCTCGTGCTATTTCTGATAAGGTGGCTCAGGTTGCGGTTTCTGTTGCGGATGACTGCACTCACATTCATTTGCTGAACAGTGAAGGCGTGAACCTGGAAATGGACCGCTCTCATGTGCGCTTGAGCGTTAGCGTGACTGCTACTGACGGCACGGAACGTTTGACTTCTGCAGAACGTCCGGGCGCTATTGGCGGTTACGAACTGCTGGAAAATTACAATCCCGAAGAGATGGCGACTTCCGCTGGTGAACGTGCTGTCCGTATGCTTTCCGCTGGTTACATCAGTGGTGGTCAGATGCCTGTGATTATGGGTAATGGCTTTGGCGGTGTGATTTTCCACGAAGCCTGCGGACATCCGCTGGAGACGGAATCTATCCGCCGTAATGCAAGTCCTTTCTGCGGCAAGCTGGGGGAGGCTATCGGCCAGCCTTGCCTTACCGCTATTGACGATGGTACTCTGGACGGAGTCTGGGGGAGCCTGAAAATCGATGATGAAGGTACACCTGCAGAACGCACCGTCCTTATCGAAAATGGCATTCTCAAGACTTACATGTCTGACCGCGTCGGTGCTGCGGAAGTGGGTGTAAAGCTTTCTGGTAGCGCTCGCCGCGAATCCTACAAGTACGCTCCTGTAAGCCGCATGCGCAATACCTTTATTGCCCCGGGCAAGGATACGCTGGACTCCATGATCGCAAGCGTAGACTATGGTCTGTACGCAGCCCGCATGGCTGGAGGCTCCGTGAACCCGGCTACGGGCGAATTTAACTTCGCCGTGGACGAAGGTTATGTTATCCGTAATGGCAAGATTTGCGAAGCCGTTCGCGGTGCAGCACTTATTGGCAAGGGCCACGAAATCATGCCGCGAATCAGCATGGTGGGCTCCGATCTGGAATTGGCTGCAGGAGTCTGTGGCGCCTCTTCTGGTCACGTTCCTGTGACGGTGGGGCAGCCTTCCATTAAGGTAGACCAGATTTTGGTGGGCGGTCGCTAA
- the recA gene encoding recombinase RecA, which yields MAKKTNNTPTSNLSADKAKAVEAAIAQIEKNYGKGSIMALGQQPVEDIPVIPTGCIQLDMALGVGGFPRGRIIEIYGPESSGKTTLTLHAIAEAQKLGGVAAFIDAEHAFDAVYARKLGVDIESLLVSQPDTGEQALDIAETLVRSGAIDIIVIDSVAALVPQAEINGEMGDNHVGLQARLMSQALRKLTGILSKSNTCMLFINQLRMKIGVMFGNPETTTGGNALKFYATQRVDIRRIAAIKDGEDVIGNRTRVKVVKNKVAAPFTQCEFDILYGCGISREASILDLATELDIIQKSGSWFSYNNERIGQGRENTRLFLKDNAELCNEIEQKIRESMKDVELFKLNEGDAISADDEIELSTDEG from the coding sequence ATGGCTAAGAAGACAAACAACACCCCCACTAGCAACCTTTCCGCAGATAAGGCAAAAGCTGTCGAAGCAGCAATTGCACAGATTGAAAAGAATTATGGAAAGGGTTCCATCATGGCACTGGGCCAGCAGCCCGTCGAAGATATTCCCGTCATTCCTACCGGCTGCATCCAGCTGGATATGGCTCTTGGCGTAGGCGGTTTCCCCCGCGGTCGTATCATCGAAATCTACGGACCCGAATCCTCCGGTAAGACCACTCTGACCCTCCATGCCATTGCCGAAGCCCAGAAGCTTGGCGGTGTGGCAGCCTTTATCGATGCAGAACACGCATTCGACGCAGTCTATGCCCGCAAGCTGGGTGTGGATATCGAATCCCTCCTGGTTTCCCAGCCGGACACTGGTGAGCAGGCTCTGGACATTGCCGAAACTCTCGTACGTTCCGGAGCAATCGACATCATCGTCATTGACTCCGTGGCAGCACTGGTTCCCCAGGCCGAAATCAACGGCGAAATGGGCGACAACCACGTCGGTCTCCAGGCCCGCCTCATGAGCCAGGCCCTCCGTAAGCTCACCGGTATTCTCTCCAAGTCCAACACCTGCATGTTGTTCATCAACCAGCTGCGTATGAAGATCGGCGTCATGTTCGGCAACCCGGAAACCACTACCGGTGGTAATGCACTTAAGTTCTACGCCACCCAGCGTGTGGATATCCGCCGCATCGCAGCCATCAAGGATGGTGAAGACGTCATCGGTAACCGCACCCGCGTCAAGGTAGTCAAGAACAAGGTGGCAGCACCCTTTACCCAGTGCGAATTCGACATTCTCTACGGTTGCGGCATCTCTCGCGAAGCTTCCATCCTGGATCTGGCAACCGAACTGGACATCATCCAGAAGAGCGGTTCCTGGTTCAGCTACAACAACGAACGTATCGGCCAGGGTCGTGAAAACACCCGTCTGTTCCTGAAGGACAACGCCGAACTCTGCAACGAAATCGAGCAGAAGATTCGCGAAAGCATGAAGGACGTGGAACTGTTCAAGCTGAACGAAGGCGATGCTATCTCCGCTGACGACGAAATCGAACTGAGCACAGACGAAGGCTAA
- a CDS encoding CinA family protein, producing the protein MNFETINDLALAVKEALENKGEMMATAESCTGGLIASSIVDIPGSSAVLAGGIVAYQNEIKVKLLDVSASTIEKYGVVSAETVKEMAEGARKKFGCEWAVATTGIAGPGGAEPGKPVGTVWIGVASSLQNEAFCKNFSGNRKNVREKSVYIALQLLLERINQKSTCTKVH; encoded by the coding sequence ATGAACTTCGAAACCATTAACGATCTTGCTTTGGCCGTCAAGGAAGCCCTGGAAAACAAAGGCGAAATGATGGCAACCGCCGAATCCTGCACGGGCGGCCTCATCGCAAGCTCCATCGTCGATATTCCCGGATCCTCCGCAGTACTTGCCGGCGGCATCGTGGCCTATCAGAACGAAATCAAGGTCAAGTTGCTGGACGTTTCCGCAAGCACTATCGAAAAATACGGCGTGGTCAGCGCAGAAACCGTCAAGGAAATGGCGGAAGGCGCCCGCAAGAAATTCGGTTGTGAATGGGCAGTGGCCACTACGGGAATCGCAGGTCCCGGAGGTGCCGAACCCGGCAAACCCGTGGGAACCGTATGGATCGGTGTCGCCAGCAGTTTGCAAAATGAGGCTTTTTGTAAAAATTTTAGTGGAAATCGCAAAAATGTACGCGAAAAAAGCGTGTATATAGCGTTGCAGCTGCTTTTGGAAAGAATTAACCAAAAAAGCACTTGCACAAAAGTACACTAG
- a CDS encoding fibrobacter succinogenes major paralogous domain-containing protein: MKNLAVMLIVAAMFVACGDDSGTSSSNVIPNEISYGTLKDSRDNQTYKTVTIGSQTWMAENLNYNYNEGSAKSYCYDDKTSNCDKYGRLYLWSAAMDSAAVFSTAGKGCGYGKTCASTGSATLVRGVCPEGWHLPNDDELNALFIAVGGASIAGTKLKSSSGWNSSGNGTDSFGFAVLPAGYRGHYGYFFDEGDDAHFWSSAEIDGVNAYRWTFIYYYELVNIFGNLKYDGFSVRCVKD; this comes from the coding sequence TTGAAGAATCTAGCAGTGATGTTGATTGTTGCAGCGATGTTTGTCGCTTGCGGTGACGATTCCGGTACCAGTTCCTCCAACGTCATCCCGAACGAAATCTCATACGGCACCTTGAAGGACTCCCGCGACAATCAGACCTACAAGACGGTAACCATCGGCTCTCAGACCTGGATGGCGGAAAACCTGAACTACAATTATAATGAAGGTTCCGCCAAGAGCTATTGCTACGATGATAAAACAAGCAACTGCGATAAGTATGGTCGCCTGTACTTGTGGAGTGCGGCTATGGACTCCGCTGCGGTATTCAGCACCGCAGGCAAGGGCTGCGGCTACGGCAAGACCTGCGCTTCGACTGGCTCAGCGACCTTGGTGCGTGGCGTTTGCCCTGAGGGTTGGCACCTGCCAAACGATGATGAATTGAATGCTTTATTCATTGCCGTGGGGGGAGCTAGCATCGCCGGTACAAAACTCAAATCCAGCAGCGGGTGGAATAGTAGCGGCAATGGAACGGATTCCTTCGGCTTCGCTGTTTTGCCTGCGGGCTACCGCGGCCACTATGGCTATTTCTTCGACGAGGGCGACGACGCACACTTCTGGTCTTCTGCAGAGATCGACGGCGTCAATGCGTACAGGTGGACCTTCATCTACTATTACGAGCTCGTGAATATTTTCGGTAACCTCAAGTACGACGGGTTCTCCGTTCGTTGCGTTAAAGATTAG
- the hisF gene encoding imidazole glycerol phosphate synthase subunit HisF, with amino-acid sequence MLTKRLIVCLDVRDRKVTKGVKFKGNIDIGDPVEMGARYSDDGVDELVFYDITASAENRPCDMEMIRQIAKRVFIPFAVGGGIRNLEDMHQALLAGAEKVSVNSLAVLHPEIIAEGAKAFGRQCIVLGMDAKFVGVSEKFPSGYEVYIRGGRQAMGLDAVEWAKKAEELGVGEICLNAIDTDGVRNGYELNITDQVAKAVQIPVIASGGAGTPDHIVDLFNKTSADAALVASMVHFGDYTVPQIKGEMLAAGIPVRKKMNGEV; translated from the coding sequence ATGCTTACTAAACGTTTGATTGTGTGCTTGGATGTCCGTGACCGCAAGGTGACGAAGGGTGTGAAGTTTAAGGGCAATATCGATATCGGTGACCCGGTGGAGATGGGCGCCCGCTATAGCGATGACGGTGTAGATGAACTGGTGTTCTACGATATTACTGCCAGTGCCGAAAATCGCCCCTGTGACATGGAAATGATCCGCCAGATTGCAAAGCGAGTGTTTATCCCCTTTGCTGTGGGTGGCGGTATCCGCAATCTGGAAGACATGCATCAGGCTTTGCTTGCTGGTGCTGAAAAGGTGAGCGTGAACAGCTTGGCTGTTCTTCATCCCGAGATTATTGCCGAAGGTGCCAAGGCTTTCGGACGTCAGTGCATCGTGCTGGGTATGGATGCCAAGTTTGTTGGTGTCTCCGAAAAATTCCCCAGCGGTTACGAAGTGTACATTCGCGGTGGTCGCCAGGCCATGGGTCTGGATGCTGTAGAATGGGCCAAGAAGGCCGAAGAACTGGGCGTTGGCGAAATTTGCCTGAATGCAATTGATACGGATGGTGTTCGTAATGGTTACGAACTGAACATCACGGATCAGGTGGCAAAGGCTGTGCAGATTCCTGTCATCGCAAGCGGTGGCGCAGGCACTCCGGACCACATTGTGGACCTGTTTAACAAGACTTCTGCCGATGCCGCCCTGGTGGCTTCCATGGTGCATTTCGGTGACTACACCGTTCCCCAGATCAAGGGCGAAATGCTTGCTGCTGGTATTCCCGTTCGCAAGAAGATGAACGGTGAGGTCTAA
- the tpiA gene encoding triose-phosphate isomerase has protein sequence MRQYIIAGNWKMNKTVSESVQLAKDIVEAVKDVKKTEVVIAPTYLAAAKVADVVKGTNVKLAIQDIHWKDQGAFTGKVSVDMVKEIGAEYIIIGHSEQRQYFGETEETVNLKVKKTLAADIKPIICIGETLAEREGGKLEAVLSTQVKGAFEGVSAEDAAKCVLAYEPVWAIGTGVTATDEQAQDTQAYVRSVVKEIYGEAIAEGMRIQYGGSMKGSNAAGLLAQKDIDGGLIGGAGLKANTFMEIIAAAEAK, from the coding sequence ATGCGTCAGTATATCATTGCTGGTAACTGGAAGATGAACAAGACCGTTAGCGAATCCGTTCAGCTCGCTAAGGACATCGTTGAAGCCGTCAAGGACGTGAAGAAGACCGAAGTGGTCATCGCTCCGACCTACCTCGCTGCTGCAAAGGTTGCAGACGTCGTTAAGGGCACCAACGTGAAGCTCGCTATCCAGGACATCCACTGGAAGGACCAGGGCGCATTCACCGGTAAGGTTTCCGTTGACATGGTTAAGGAAATCGGTGCAGAATACATCATCATCGGTCACTCCGAACAGCGTCAGTACTTCGGCGAAACCGAAGAAACTGTTAACCTGAAGGTTAAGAAGACTCTCGCTGCAGACATCAAGCCGATCATCTGCATTGGCGAAACCCTCGCTGAACGCGAAGGCGGCAAGCTGGAAGCTGTTCTCTCCACTCAGGTTAAGGGCGCTTTCGAAGGCGTTTCCGCTGAAGACGCTGCTAAGTGCGTTCTCGCATACGAACCGGTTTGGGCAATCGGTACTGGCGTTACCGCTACCGACGAACAGGCTCAGGACACTCAGGCATACGTCCGTTCCGTTGTTAAGGAAATCTACGGCGAAGCAATTGCTGAAGGCATGCGCATCCAGTACGGTGGCTCTATGAAGGGTTCCAACGCTGCTGGCCTCCTCGCTCAGAAGGACATCGACGGCGGTCTCATTGGTGGTGCAGGCCTCAAGGCTAACACCTTCATGGAAATCATCGCTGCAGCAGAAGCTAAGTAA
- the trxA gene encoding thioredoxin, which produces MAALNLTADKFDEVISSGQLVFVDFWATWCRPCMMMGPVIEELATEYEGKAIIAKMNVDEAGVGDICARFGITNIPNMKLFKNGVEVGNVVGAVPKNTVKTVIDRNL; this is translated from the coding sequence ATGGCTGCTTTGAACCTTACTGCAGATAAGTTTGATGAAGTGATTAGCTCTGGTCAGCTGGTTTTTGTTGATTTCTGGGCTACCTGGTGCCGTCCCTGCATGATGATGGGTCCCGTGATTGAAGAACTTGCCACCGAATACGAAGGCAAGGCAATCATTGCTAAGATGAACGTGGACGAAGCTGGCGTAGGCGATATTTGCGCTCGTTTCGGCATCACCAACATTCCCAACATGAAGCTGTTCAAGAACGGTGTTGAAGTGGGTAATGTGGTTGGCGCAGTTCCCAAGAACACCGTCAAGACCGTCATCGACAGAAATCTGTAA